Proteins encoded together in one Drosophila albomicans strain 15112-1751.03 chromosome 2R, ASM965048v2, whole genome shotgun sequence window:
- the LOC117575952 gene encoding uncharacterized protein LOC117575952 isoform X5 produces MVCQFENNNNRTIGVSKFMSSKIKQCLCDNDNGYVEDILHDICNGANDSYLVNILVYVCSLMTPFAFSAFMAIKKNF; encoded by the exons ATGGTTTGTCAAttcgaaaacaacaacaaccgaacGATTGGGGTCTCTAAGTTTATGTCAAGTAAAATCAAGCAATGCCTTTGTGATAATGATAATGGATATGTGGAGGATATTCTGCACGATATTTGCAACGGAG CTAATGATTCATATCTGgtaaatattttggtatatgtctGTTCTTTGATGACGCCGTTTGCTTTCTCCGCCTTCATGGCCATCAAAAAGAATTTCTAG
- the LOC117575952 gene encoding uncharacterized protein LOC117575952 isoform X4 — translation MFFKHIIVKGRECSTHEDCSAIERTSCVRDPNDYKLRCLCGDDSPPANGLCPDVLKGLRHKCNNNNDCEDGMVCQFENNNNRTIGVSKFMSSKIKQCLCDNDNGYVEDILHDICNGANDSYLVNILVYVCSLMTPFAFSAFMAIKKNF, via the exons TCAAAGGGCGCGAATGCAGTACACACGAGGATTGCTCGGCCATAGAACGTACTAGCTGTGTGAGGGATCCCAACGACTACAAACTTCGTTGTCTGTGCGGAGACGATTCTCCTCCAGCGAATGGACTTTGTCCTGATGTACTCAAGG GGCTGCGTCataagtgcaacaacaacaacgattgtGAAGATGGAATGGTTTGTCAAttcgaaaacaacaacaaccgaacGATTGGGGTCTCTAAGTTTATGTCAAGTAAAATCAAGCAATGCCTTTGTGATAATGATAATGGATATGTGGAGGATATTCTGCACGATATTTGCAACGGAG CTAATGATTCATATCTGgtaaatattttggtatatgtctGTTCTTTGATGACGCCGTTTGCTTTCTCCGCCTTCATGGCCATCAAAAAGAATTTCTAG
- the LOC117573721 gene encoding histone deacetylase 11 isoform X3, whose product MTYGYGISCQLSTQRIIQFTLLVSKSFILSMQPKESMSTSGDFYSPTEITKEQLLRVHTPKYLKSLKWSANVAGIAEVPALILMPNFTVQSGYLRPMRYQTAGSILAGKLALEYGWAINLGGGFHHCCSYKGGGFCPYADITLLILRLFELESVRVKQAMIIDLDAHQGNGHERDFKNVDSVYILDMYNASIYPKDNEAKPSIRCGVELRHMTEDAYYLGQLNRCLMQAVSEFKPDVVIFNAGTDILKGDPLGNLAITADGVIERDLMVFSTFRALGIPVVMLLSGGYMKSSKRVIVDSIVNLRRQGWLRAN is encoded by the exons ATGACATATGGGTACGGAATAAGTTGCCAATTGTCTACTCAAAGAATTATTCAGTTCACTTTGCTGGTCTCGAAAAGCTTCATCCTTTCGATGCAGCCAAAGGAAAGCATGTCCACCAG TGGGGATTTCTACAGCCCCACAGAGATTACCAAGGAACAGCTACTGCGCGTACACACTCCCAAGTATTTGAAATCCCTGAAATGGAGTGCCAATGTCGCTGGCATTGCAGAGGTTCCGGCCCTGATCCTTATGCCGAATTTCACTGTGCAGAGTGGATACCTACGACCGATGCGATACCAAACAGCTGGCTCAATATTAGCTGGTAAATTGGCTTTGGAGTATGGTTGGGCTATTAATTTGGGTGGCGGATTTCATCACTGTTGCTCCTACAAGGGAGGTGGCTTTTGCCCATATGCAGATATTACATTACTAATATTGCGTTTATTTGAACTGGAATCAGTTCGCGTGAAACAAGCTATGATTATCGATCTGGACGCCCATCAAGGAAATGGTCACGAGCGAGATTTTAAGAACGTCGATTCTGTATACATACTAGATATGTACAATGCGTCCATATATCCAAAAGACAACGAAGCTAAGCCATCCATACGTTGCGGAGTTGAATTGCGGCATATGACGGAAGATGCTTATTATTTGGGGCAACTAAATCGTTGCCTTATGCAAGCTGTATCTGAATTTAAGCCGGatgttgtaatatttaatgctGGCACCGATATTTTGAAGGGCGATCCACTGGGAAATTTAGCTATTACCGCAGATGGTGTTATTGAAAGGGACCTCATGGTATTCAGTACTTTCCGGGCTCTTGGAATACCTGTGGTCATGTTACTAAGCGGTGGTTATATGAAGTCTTCGAAGCGTGTAATAGTCGATTCAATTGTAAACCTTCGACGGCAAGGATGGCTGAGGGCAAACTAA
- the LOC117573720 gene encoding nicastrin — protein MANLKTTPLWLLLLLQVIIVRGERTRDTMYQPILGASCFRRLNGTHQTGCSSTHSGSVGVLHLINYDADLDFLLGNPPSPPYAPMIPPHLFTRSNLLRLKEAGPKIISAVLLINKSEKMQQFSHELSCPNKYSGIGRGGNSSETCDESNTALTWNPWGTGLLHEDFPFPIYYIADFDEILKLENCFTKFNSVNFDSQALRSLCAVEVKAFMSAAVNSEVCMRRTNFINNLGGSKYCDPLEGRNVYATLYPRNSSEFIDETKLRKSNPAEKFIIISCRLDTTSMFDGVGVGAMDSLTGLATLTIVAHMLRQLLPDQNTLPDPHRNVLFVAFNGESYDFIGSQRFVYDMENLNFPRRSAQSTPISFENIEFMLDIGTLDDIRNIRLHTLHKSSTVAQKLLQQLNRYAKSSLYDFQLNIGSNAGYNMPPTSAQSFLRRDDNFPAFILNALPSNKYYHSIYDDRDNVGFMYANTSQDYTALTDVSDFKNFNANSLQMKIRNVSSIVAMVLYETLTGRQYEYKDVANPVLSDEFFYCFLQSSDCPLFKASSNPDSPPGLPLPPMRYISVLGGSQESSGWTYRMLGYLLSQPQPQVLKENCTQLPLFYYSGFNGTGECRLTTQNYTHALSPAFLINNYNWSSGQYSTWTESTWSQFSARIFLRPSKMHEITILSIGIVVFIISFCLIYIISSRWEVLFDDVPASNAAFPPPTNC, from the exons ATGGCGAACTTGAAAACAACTCCATTATGGCTGCTTTTATTGCTTCAAGTGATTATTG TTCGTGGCGAACGTACGCGGGATACAATGTATCAACCAATTTTGGGCGCCAGTTGCTTTCGCCGATTAAACGGCACACATCAGACTGGATGCTCAT CGACTCATTCCGGATCTGTCGGCGTTTTGCACTTGATCAATTACGATGCTGACCTAGACTTTTTGCTTGGGAATCCCCCTTCACCGCCATACGCGCCGATGATCCCGCCACATCTATTCACTAGGAGCAACTTGTTGCGTCTAAAAGAGGCCGGACCAAAAATTATTTCAGCTGTACTGCTGATAAACAAATCGGAGAAGATGCAGCAGTTCTCACATGAGCTTTCTTGCCCAAATAAGTACAGTGGAATAGGAAGGGGCGGCAATAGCAGCGAGACCTGTGATGAAAGCAATACTGCTCTCACTTGGAATCCTTGGGGTACAGGACTACTGCACGAGGACTTTCCGTTCCCCATCTACTATATAGCCGACTTCGATGAAATACTCAAGTTAGAGAACTGCTTTACCAAGTTCAATAGTGTTAACTTCGACTCGCAAGCATTGCGCAGCTTATGCGCTGTCGAAGTGAAGGCATTCATGTCGGCAGCTGTTAACTCGGAAGTTTGCATGCGTCGTACCAATTTCATCAACAATCTGGGGGGTAGTAAATACTGTGATCCTTTGGAAGGTCGAAATGTTTATGCTACATTGTATCCCCGAAATTCGTCTGAATTTATTGACGAAACTAAATTGCGTAAGTCGAATCCCGCCGAGAAGTTCATAATTATTTCATGTCGCTTAGACACCACAAGCATGTTTGATGGAGTGG gtgTGGGAGCCATGGATTCGCTCACAGGCCTGGCGACGTTGACAATCGTGGCGCATATGTTGCGACAGCTGCTGCCGGATCAGAACACTTTACCAGATCCCCATCGAAATGTTCTTTTTGTGGCATTCAATGGTGAATCCTATGATTTCATTGGATCTCAGAGATTTGTCTACGATATGGAGAATCTGAATTTCCCCCGCCGTTCGGCACAAAGCACCCCAATTTCATTTGAGAATATCGagtttatgctagacattggCACTTTAGACGACATTCGCAACATTAGGCTGCACACACTTCACAAATCTTCGACGGTGGCCCAAAAATTACTACAGCAGCTTAATCGTTATGCAAAGTCTTCTCTCtatgattttcaattgaacATCGGATCTAATGCTGGCTATAACATGCCACCAACGTCAGCACAGTCATTTCTTCGTCGAGATGACAATTTCCCGGcttttatattaaatgcattacCTAGCAATAAGTACTATCACTCGATATATGATGATCGAGATAATGTTGGGTTTATGTATGCGAATACCAGCCAAGATTATACAGCTTTGACTGATGTCAGCGACTTTAAGAACTTCAATGCTAATTctcttcaaatgaaaattcgAAATGTGTCTTCAATAGTGGCTATGGTTCTTTATGAGACTTTAACTGGTCGACAGTATGAATACAAAGATGTGGCCAATCCTGTGTTATCCGATGAGTTTTTCTACTGTTTCCTTCAGTCTTCCGACTGCCCGTTGTTTAAAGCTTCTTCGAATCCGGATAGTCCCCCTGGTCTACCACTGCCCCCCATGCG GTACATAAGCGTTTTGGGAGGCTCGCAAGAATCATCAGGCTGGACATATCGCATGCTGGGCTATTTGTTATCGCAGCCGCAACCACAAGTGCTAAAAGAGAATTGCACCCAGTTGcctctattttattattctggCTTCAATGGTACTGGGGAATGCCGTCTCACCACACAGAACTACACTCATGCTTTAAGTCCGGCATTTCTTATAAATA ATTATAATTGGAGCTCAGGCCAATACTCTACATGGACTGAATCAACGTGGTCACAATTTAGCGCTCGTATTTTTTTACGACCTTCCAAGATGCATGAAATCACCATTTTAAGTATTGGTATTGTGGTATTCATCATATCGTTCTGTTTGATATATATCATCAGCTCACGGTGGGAAGTACTTTTTGATGATGTACCTGCTAGCAATGCAGC atTTCCGCCTCCAACGAATTGTTAG
- the LOC117573724 gene encoding 60S ribosome subunit biogenesis protein NIP7 homolog, with the protein MKRLTEERTKVLFEKLAKYIGTNVQQLIDRPDGTYCFREHKDRVYYVSERILKLSECFSYKQIVCVGTCFGKFSKTNKLKFHITALYYLAPYAQYKVWVKPSFEQQYLYGNHIPKSGLGRITENAGQYQGVVVFSMNDLALGFGVLARSTTECKTADPLTTVCFHQSDIGEYIRAEDSLF; encoded by the exons ATGAAGCGTTTGACGGAAGAACGTACAAAAGTTCTCTTCGAGAAACTAGCAAAATA CATTGGCACTAATGTTCAGCAATTAATTGATCGACCTGACGGCACTTACTGTTTTCGTGAGCATAAGGATCGAGTTTATTATGTTTCAGAGCGCATACTAAAATTAAGTGAGTGCTTCAGCTACAAACAAATAGTATGTGTTGGGACTTGCTTTGGGAAGTTCTCTAAAACCAACAAACTGAAATTTCACATCACTGCGCTTTACTATTTGGCACCCTATGCCCAGTATAAGGTGTGGGTGAAACCTTCCTTTGAGCAACAGTATCTGTATGGCAATCATATACCTAAATCTGGATTGGGTAGGATTACAGAAAACGCTGGACAATACCAAGGCGTGGTTGTCTTTTCGATGAATGATTTAGCTCTCGGCTTCGGTGTTTTAGCGCGCTCCACAACCGAATGCAAAACGGCGGATCCATTGACAACTGTTTGTTTCCATCAATCTGATATTGGAGAGTACATTCGGGCCGAGGATTCTCTGTTTTAA
- the LOC117573721 gene encoding histone deacetylase 11 isoform X2: MSSDDIWVRNKLPIVYSKNYSVHFAGLEKLHPFDAAKGKHVHQLLCTELTLNSGDFYSPTEITKEQLLRVHTPKYLKSLKWSANVAGIAEVPALILMPNFTVQSGYLRPMRYQTAGSILAGKLALEYGWAINLGGGFHHCCSYKGGGFCPYADITLLILRLFELESVRVKQAMIIDLDAHQGNGHERDFKNVDSVYILDMYNASIYPKDNEAKPSIRCGVELRHMTEDAYYLGQLNRCLMQAVSEFKPDVVIFNAGTDILKGDPLGNLAITADGVIERDLMVFSTFRALGIPVVMLLSGGYMKSSKRVIVDSIVNLRRQGWLRAN; the protein is encoded by the exons ATGAGTTCGGATGACATATGGGTACGGAATAAGTTGCCAATTGTCTACTCAAAGAATTATTCAGTTCACTTTGCTGGTCTCGAAAAGCTTCATCCTTTCGATGCAGCCAAAGGAAAGCATGTCCACCAG TTGTTGTGCACAGAATTAACTCTGAACAGTGGGGATTTCTACAGCCCCACAGAGATTACCAAGGAACAGCTACTGCGCGTACACACTCCCAAGTATTTGAAATCCCTGAAATGGAGTGCCAATGTCGCTGGCATTGCAGAGGTTCCGGCCCTGATCCTTATGCCGAATTTCACTGTGCAGAGTGGATACCTACGACCGATGCGATACCAAACAGCTGGCTCAATATTAGCTGGTAAATTGGCTTTGGAGTATGGTTGGGCTATTAATTTGGGTGGCGGATTTCATCACTGTTGCTCCTACAAGGGAGGTGGCTTTTGCCCATATGCAGATATTACATTACTAATATTGCGTTTATTTGAACTGGAATCAGTTCGCGTGAAACAAGCTATGATTATCGATCTGGACGCCCATCAAGGAAATGGTCACGAGCGAGATTTTAAGAACGTCGATTCTGTATACATACTAGATATGTACAATGCGTCCATATATCCAAAAGACAACGAAGCTAAGCCATCCATACGTTGCGGAGTTGAATTGCGGCATATGACGGAAGATGCTTATTATTTGGGGCAACTAAATCGTTGCCTTATGCAAGCTGTATCTGAATTTAAGCCGGatgttgtaatatttaatgctGGCACCGATATTTTGAAGGGCGATCCACTGGGAAATTTAGCTATTACCGCAGATGGTGTTATTGAAAGGGACCTCATGGTATTCAGTACTTTCCGGGCTCTTGGAATACCTGTGGTCATGTTACTAAGCGGTGGTTATATGAAGTCTTCGAAGCGTGTAATAGTCGATTCAATTGTAAACCTTCGACGGCAAGGATGGCTGAGGGCAAACTAA
- the LOC117573723 gene encoding putative carbonic anhydrase 3, translated as MHPALRRFSKAHFFNYDKHGKDWNVKKGEKQSPVALSTETAIPSLAQKLKFINYNKMLVGPLKITNNGHTVIMSIPVVVDGNQPAVCGCKLKCLYKAVQLHFHWGSPENKGSEHMINCCRYDAEMHILHQNCAYALQNDAIMANDGFVVLSLMLRSVPHPKREPSIINRLLNELIHVRNAKQTRLLRGNFCLRDFVKDVERDEFFVYKGSLTTPPCREAVNWIVFTKPINVSENYIKSFWSLRDYRGSPLVNNYRSIQKLNHRCQDKITSVSGVFKLKTRAQEIAQI; from the exons ATGCATCCTGCACTGAGGAGATTTTCAAAagcacatttttttaattatgataaaCACGGAAAAGATTGGAATGTGAAAAAAGGCGAAAAGCAATCCCCTGTTGCACTGTCAACGGAAACA GCAATCCCCTCATTGgcgcaaaaattaaaatttataaactacaacaaaatgttggtTGGACCCCTAAAAATCACCAATAATGGACATACTGTGATTATGTCAATACCTGTGGTAGTTGATGGCAACCAACCTGCAGTTTGCGGTTGTAAACTCAAGTGCCTCTATAAGGCCGTGCAGTTACACTTCCATTGGGGATCCCCAGAAAACAAAGGCTCTGAGCACATGATAAACTGCTGCCGATACGACGCCGAAATGCATATTCTGCATCAAAATTGTGCATACGCCTTGCAAAATGATGCCATAATGGCAAACGATGGATTCGTAGTTCTGTCACTAATGTTAAGATCTGTACcg CACCCCAAACGAGAACCTAGCATTATAAACAGACTTCTTAATGAATTGATTCATGTGAGAAATGCTAAACAAACGAGGCTCCTCCGAGGTAATTTCTGTTTAAGAGATTTTGTAAAAGACGTGGAAAGGGACGAATTCTTTGTATATAAGG GTTCGCTTACTACACCACCTTGCCGTGAGGCTGTAAATTGGATTGTGTTTACTAAGCCTATAAATGTATCCGAAAATTAT ATTAAGAGCTTTTGGTCACTAAGAGATTATCGCGGGAGTCCTCTAGTTAACAATTACCGCAGTATACAAAAACTTAATCATCG ATGCCAAGATAAAATAACATCGG TGAGTggtgtttttaaattaaaaacaagagCTCAAGAAATTGCGCAAATTTGA
- the LOC117573721 gene encoding histone deacetylase 11 isoform X1: MPTDYKMSSDDIWVRNKLPIVYSKNYSVHFAGLEKLHPFDAAKGKHVHQLLCTELTLNSGDFYSPTEITKEQLLRVHTPKYLKSLKWSANVAGIAEVPALILMPNFTVQSGYLRPMRYQTAGSILAGKLALEYGWAINLGGGFHHCCSYKGGGFCPYADITLLILRLFELESVRVKQAMIIDLDAHQGNGHERDFKNVDSVYILDMYNASIYPKDNEAKPSIRCGVELRHMTEDAYYLGQLNRCLMQAVSEFKPDVVIFNAGTDILKGDPLGNLAITADGVIERDLMVFSTFRALGIPVVMLLSGGYMKSSKRVIVDSIVNLRRQGWLRAN; this comes from the exons ATG CCAACCGATTATAAAATGAGTTCGGATGACATATGGGTACGGAATAAGTTGCCAATTGTCTACTCAAAGAATTATTCAGTTCACTTTGCTGGTCTCGAAAAGCTTCATCCTTTCGATGCAGCCAAAGGAAAGCATGTCCACCAG TTGTTGTGCACAGAATTAACTCTGAACAGTGGGGATTTCTACAGCCCCACAGAGATTACCAAGGAACAGCTACTGCGCGTACACACTCCCAAGTATTTGAAATCCCTGAAATGGAGTGCCAATGTCGCTGGCATTGCAGAGGTTCCGGCCCTGATCCTTATGCCGAATTTCACTGTGCAGAGTGGATACCTACGACCGATGCGATACCAAACAGCTGGCTCAATATTAGCTGGTAAATTGGCTTTGGAGTATGGTTGGGCTATTAATTTGGGTGGCGGATTTCATCACTGTTGCTCCTACAAGGGAGGTGGCTTTTGCCCATATGCAGATATTACATTACTAATATTGCGTTTATTTGAACTGGAATCAGTTCGCGTGAAACAAGCTATGATTATCGATCTGGACGCCCATCAAGGAAATGGTCACGAGCGAGATTTTAAGAACGTCGATTCTGTATACATACTAGATATGTACAATGCGTCCATATATCCAAAAGACAACGAAGCTAAGCCATCCATACGTTGCGGAGTTGAATTGCGGCATATGACGGAAGATGCTTATTATTTGGGGCAACTAAATCGTTGCCTTATGCAAGCTGTATCTGAATTTAAGCCGGatgttgtaatatttaatgctGGCACCGATATTTTGAAGGGCGATCCACTGGGAAATTTAGCTATTACCGCAGATGGTGTTATTGAAAGGGACCTCATGGTATTCAGTACTTTCCGGGCTCTTGGAATACCTGTGGTCATGTTACTAAGCGGTGGTTATATGAAGTCTTCGAAGCGTGTAATAGTCGATTCAATTGTAAACCTTCGACGGCAAGGATGGCTGAGGGCAAACTAA